In Massilia violaceinigra, one DNA window encodes the following:
- a CDS encoding flagellin N-terminal helical domain-containing protein gives MLSLHTNNAALSAQNSINRTQGSLSTSMTRLSTGYRINSSMDDAAGLQIATRLKAQTSGMAVAMRNTQNSTSMLQTAEGALDEVSNMVVRMKDLATQASDASSTTADKTAMQAEYDALGKELSNVMTNTTFGGAKLLIGGTIASSMTFQIGSSTSEKMTVNLATDVTALNTAIGATSGTYTVPGTPGTELTATANATIDLLSTALASIGTVRSALGASANRLEHVYNNLSNISTNSKAATGRIMDVDFASESSKMTTNQMLLQAGTAMLKQSNSMSSMVMSLLQ, from the coding sequence ATGCTGAGCCTTCACACCAACAACGCTGCCCTGTCCGCGCAAAACTCGATCAACCGCACCCAGGGCAGCCTGTCGACCTCGATGACCCGCCTGTCGACCGGCTACCGCATCAATTCGTCGATGGACGACGCCGCCGGCCTGCAGATCGCCACCCGCCTGAAAGCCCAGACCAGCGGCATGGCCGTTGCAATGCGCAACACCCAGAATTCGACCTCGATGCTGCAGACCGCTGAAGGCGCGCTCGACGAAGTGAGCAACATGGTGGTGCGCATGAAAGATCTGGCCACGCAAGCTTCCGATGCCTCCTCGACCACGGCCGACAAGACCGCCATGCAGGCCGAGTACGACGCCCTCGGCAAGGAACTGAGCAACGTGATGACCAACACCACCTTCGGCGGCGCCAAGCTGCTGATCGGCGGCACCATCGCTTCCTCGATGACCTTCCAGATCGGTTCGAGCACCAGTGAAAAAATGACGGTCAACCTGGCCACCGACGTAACCGCCCTGAACACCGCCATCGGCGCCACCAGCGGCACCTACACCGTGCCGGGCACCCCAGGCACCGAACTGACCGCCACCGCCAACGCCACCATCGACCTGCTCTCGACCGCGCTGGCCTCGATCGGCACCGTGCGTTCGGCCCTGGGCGCCTCGGCCAACCGCCTCGAACACGTCTACAACAACCTGTCGAACATCAGCACCAACAGCAAGGCTGCAACCGGCCGCATCATGGACGTCGACTTCGCCAGCGAAAGCTCGAAAATGACCACCAACCAGATGCTGCTGCAAGCCGGCACCGCCATGCTCAAGCAGAGCAACAGCATGTCCTCGATGGTCATGTCGCTGCTGCAGTAA
- a CDS encoding acyltransferase family protein, translating to MPPNNALIRASGLDTLRAVAIALVLMSHYGGFVSGKDTFGVVGSVGWTGVDLFFVLSGYLIGNQILSAIARKEAFSLKAFFAKRLLRTLPNYYFMLALYFLLPGLLGGSSTPPLWQFLTFTQNFGLAYGQTFTHSWSLCIEEQFYLALPLVTLAVVRCKRPLAVAWCLIVGAIAAGMLARGSAFVLYEYDAFSAQTYYSTWCRFDELLPGVAIAMLKNFHGALYEKILAKGNLLLGTGLAAVVATLYCMEQEWPDPMLSTTFGFSLVAISYALLVMAALSPTSLLGRVRVPGATQLALWSYAIYLIHKPIFMVAAPRLRDMKIDVNAPLTVLLLFAVSIFAGWLLFRCVETPFMQLRARWYPSQRAPAGLVPAA from the coding sequence ATGCCCCCGAACAATGCTTTAATCCGCGCCAGCGGCCTGGATACCCTGCGCGCCGTCGCCATTGCGCTCGTGTTGATGTCTCATTATGGTGGTTTTGTCAGCGGTAAAGACACCTTCGGCGTGGTGGGCAGCGTCGGCTGGACCGGGGTGGATCTGTTTTTCGTGCTCAGCGGCTATCTGATCGGCAACCAGATTTTGTCGGCGATCGCGCGCAAGGAAGCATTTTCGTTGAAGGCGTTCTTTGCCAAGCGCCTGTTGCGCACCTTGCCGAATTATTACTTCATGCTGGCCTTGTATTTTCTGCTGCCGGGCTTGCTCGGCGGCTCGAGCACGCCGCCGCTGTGGCAATTCCTGACCTTCACGCAGAATTTCGGGCTGGCTTACGGGCAAACGTTTACCCATTCCTGGTCATTGTGTATCGAAGAACAATTTTATCTGGCGCTTCCCCTGGTGACGCTCGCGGTCGTGCGCTGCAAGCGGCCGCTCGCCGTCGCCTGGTGCCTCATCGTGGGCGCCATCGCCGCCGGCATGCTGGCGCGCGGCAGCGCGTTTGTGCTGTACGAGTACGATGCGTTTTCGGCGCAGACGTATTACTCCACCTGGTGCCGCTTCGACGAATTGCTGCCGGGCGTGGCCATCGCCATGCTCAAGAACTTTCATGGCGCCCTGTATGAAAAGATCCTGGCAAAGGGCAATCTGCTGCTCGGTACCGGGCTGGCCGCCGTCGTCGCCACGCTGTATTGCATGGAACAGGAATGGCCCGATCCGATGCTCTCGACCACCTTCGGTTTTTCGCTGGTCGCCATCAGCTACGCCTTGCTGGTCATGGCGGCGCTCAGCCCAACGTCGCTGCTCGGCCGGGTGCGCGTGCCCGGCGCAACTCAATTAGCGCTGTGGTCGTACGCCATCTACCTGATCCACAAACCGATCTTCATGGTCGCCGCGCCGCGTTTGCGCGACATGAAGATCGATGTCAACGCGCCGCTGACCGTGCTGCTGCTGTTCGCGGTCAGCATCTTCGCCGGCTGGCTGCTGTTTCGCTGCGTGGAGACCCCGTTCATGCAGTTGCGCGCGCGCTGGTATCCCTCGCAACGGGCGCCGGCGGGACTGGTGCCAGCGGCCTGA
- a CDS encoding flagellin N-terminal helical domain-containing protein, producing the protein MLSLHTNNAALSAQNSINRTQGSLSTSMTRLSTGYRINSSMDDAAGLQIATRLKAQTSGMAVAMRNTQNSTSMLQTAEGALDEVSNMLVRMKDLATQSADASSTAADKTAMQSEYDALGTELNNVLTNTSFGGAKLLVGGTIASAMTFQIGSSTSEKMTVNMSANMATLVTDVTATTANYVAPNTVGTELTAAGSASTTIDKLSTAIASIGTVRSALGASANRLEHVYNNLSNISTNSKAATGRIMDVDFASESSKMTTNQMLLQAGTAMLKQSNSMSSMVMSLLQ; encoded by the coding sequence ATGCTGAGCCTTCACACCAACAACGCTGCCCTGTCCGCGCAAAATTCGATCAACCGCACCCAGGGCAGCCTGTCGACCTCGATGACCCGCCTGTCGACCGGTTACCGCATCAATTCGTCGATGGACGATGCCGCCGGCCTGCAGATCGCCACCCGCCTCAAAGCCCAGACCAGCGGCATGGCCGTTGCGATGCGCAACACCCAGAATTCGACCTCGATGCTGCAGACCGCTGAAGGCGCACTCGACGAAGTGAGCAACATGCTGGTGCGTATGAAGGATCTGGCCACGCAATCGGCCGATGCCTCCTCGACCGCAGCCGACAAGACCGCCATGCAGTCGGAATACGATGCACTCGGTACCGAACTGAACAACGTGCTGACCAACACCTCCTTCGGCGGCGCCAAGCTGCTCGTCGGCGGCACCATCGCCTCGGCCATGACGTTCCAGATCGGTTCGAGCACCAGCGAAAAAATGACCGTCAACATGAGTGCCAACATGGCCACCCTGGTGACCGACGTGACTGCCACGACCGCCAACTATGTTGCCCCGAACACGGTCGGCACCGAACTGACCGCCGCCGGCTCCGCCTCGACCACCATCGACAAGCTCTCCACCGCCATCGCCTCGATCGGCACCGTGCGCTCGGCCCTGGGTGCTTCGGCCAACCGCCTCGAACACGTCTACAACAACCTGTCGAACATCAGCACCAACAGCAAGGCTGCAACCGGCCGCATCATGGACGTCGACTTCGCCAGCGAAAGTTCGAAAATGACCACCAACCAGATGCTGCTGCAAGCCGGCACCGCCATGCTGAAACAGAGCAACAGCATGTCCTCGATGGTCATGTCGCTGCTGCAGTAA
- a CDS encoding flagellin N-terminal helical domain-containing protein has protein sequence MLSLHTNNAALSAQNSINRTQGSLSTSMTRLSTGYRINSSMDDAAGLQIATRLKAQTSGMAVAMRNTQNSTSMLQTAEGALDEVSNMLVRMKDLATQAADASSTAADKTAMQSEYDALGTELNNVLTNTSFGGAKLLVGGTIASAMTFQIGSSTSEKMTVDMSTSMGTLVTDVTATTANYTTPNSVGTELTAAGTASTTIDKLSTAIASIGTVRSSLGASANRLEHVYNNLSNISTNSKAATGRIMDVDFASESSKMTTNQMLLQAGTAMLKQSNSMSSMVMSLLQ, from the coding sequence ATGCTGAGCCTTCACACAAACAACGCTGCCCTGTCCGCACAAAACTCGATCAACCGCACCCAAGGCAGCCTGTCGACCTCGATGACCCGCCTGTCGACCGGCTACCGCATCAATTCGTCGATGGACGACGCCGCCGGCCTGCAGATCGCCACCCGCCTGAAAGCCCAAACCAGCGGCATGGCCGTTGCGATGCGCAACACCCAGAACTCGACCTCGATGCTGCAGACCGCTGAAGGCGCGCTCGACGAAGTAAGCAACATGCTGGTGCGTATGAAGGATCTGGCCACGCAAGCAGCCGACGCCTCCTCGACCGCAGCCGACAAGACCGCGATGCAGTCGGAATACGATGCCCTCGGTACCGAACTGAACAACGTACTGACCAACACTTCCTTCGGCGGCGCCAAGCTGCTCGTCGGCGGCACCATCGCCTCGGCCATGACGTTCCAGATCGGTTCGAGCACCAGTGAAAAAATGACCGTGGACATGTCCACCAGCATGGGCACCCTGGTCACCGACGTCACCGCCACGACCGCCAACTACACCACCCCGAACTCGGTCGGCACCGAATTGACCGCCGCCGGCACCGCCTCGACCACCATCGACAAGCTCTCCACCGCGATCGCCTCGATCGGCACCGTGCGTTCGTCCCTGGGTGCTTCGGCCAACCGCCTGGAACACGTCTACAACAACTTGTCGAACATCAGCACCAACAGCAAGGCCGCAACCGGCCGCATCATGGACGTCGACTTCGCCAGCGAAAGCTCGAAAATGACCACCAACCAGATGCTGCTGCAAGCCGGCACCGCCATGCTGAAACAGAGCAACAGCATGTCCTCGATGGTCATGTCGCTGCTGCAGTAA